A genomic stretch from Leishmania donovani BPK282A1 complete genome, chromosome 36 includes:
- a CDS encoding protein kinase-like protein, which yields MMMKSYRPPASFQQGRYIPNKVLGTGTYGQVIRCYDTVMGKDVAVKVAQSDAAYRRSALNEISALLCLKENEDSVNILDSFEDAGHVCIVSELLDRNLFEVLRNRGFGPLSLREVRQVALRVLSALASLHNSGYIHCDIKPENIMLRRSTPVSSDSSSPMLGPFTSENASSRSSNKSGEQNNFPNALAPGQEALKLDTNANVHNQLWRNTSSIDSLVGSTHSAAFQDGDLNMGFSPRTGNRLGGYSKQQHGQRGSGDATASISGAGMRHSGSLDGLFGMPAAAVGASGTGNNTRNDLRVNRNTLGNKDSESQERTQFNPDANPYCRTCLIDFGAVRRFNENTYYDVQSLWYRAPEVLCGLPYTTAIDSWSVGCVLFELFTGKPLFPGESLQHQLSLIVQHVGHPSQAALTLGCLATQFQLPMVYMSHDARREHVRQWILSSREAGLQRWRKHQMQKLQEAHIAGNQPLWSHPTADVPSTKSEEDALLTATPYGESDVDGASEELELLVDLVCDLLNPDESQRLSCTQALRHPFLNNASKCRSAAPCPCTATPAACFPAVSAAPAPMPCIMATTTTVQPVMMTASPLSVPMGCSPASPFVMHPVHSAPAATVPFTVAPLESMVGVEMEVSTLGVSSQHQPPQAFSTYPAVAASTVYTTNSTGQVMQCTVPVFTQVTHQVAPNVGHAFLPLGMTAQNPAGGTYCSPTTTASQQQYPPSGMSISPTFSPRGALVHAHVPLGFTSTTASNPAAVAAPAASVQPLGASSYVLASAGTVPCMHDYHSEMASAGMSPYILCHFQPPHACATVMSP from the coding sequence ATGATGATGAAGTCTTACCGACCGCCGGCGTCCTTCCAGCAGGGCCGCTACATCCCAAACAAGGTGCTCGGTACAGGGACGTATGGACAGGTGATTCGATGCTACGATACCGTCATGGGCAAGGATGTCGCTGTGAAGGTCGCGCAGAGTGACGCCGCGTACCGTCGCTCCGCTTTGAACGAAATCAGCGCACTGCTCTGCCTCAAGGAAAACGAAGACTCCGTGAACATTCTGGACTCCTTCGAGGACGCCGGGCATGTGTGCATCGTCTCGGAGTTGCTGGACCGAAACCTCTTCGAGGTACTGCGAAATCGCGGCTTTGGTCCGCTGTCACTGCGCGAAGTGCGTCAGGTCGCTCTGCGCGTCTTGAGCGCGCTAGCCTCGCTCCACAACAGCGGGTACATTCACTGCGACATCAAGCCCGAGAACATCATGCTGCGCCGAAGCACTCCCGTCAGCTCGGATTCCTCCTCACCCATGCTGGGGCCCTTCACCAGCGAGAATGCCAGCAGCCGGTCGTCGAACAAGAGCGGCGAGCAGAACAACTTCCCGAACGCGCTGGCTCCCGGGCAGGAGGCCCTGAAGCTGGACACCAACGCCAACGTTCACAACCAGCTGTGGCGTAACACGAGCTCGATCGACTCCCTCGTTGGGAGCACGCACAGCGCTGCTTTCCAGGACGGCGATCTGAACATGGGCTTCTCCCCGCGCACCGGCAACCGTCTTGGGGGCTACTCGAAACAACAACACGGAcagcgcggcagtggcgatgCCACAGCTTCGATCAGCGGTGCTGGCATGCGTcacagcggcagcctcgATGGACTCTTTGGCatgccagctgctgcagtcggCGCCTCCGGCACCGGCAACAACACCCGCAACGACCTCCGTGTGAATCGCAACACCCTGGGCAACAAGGATAGCGAGTCTCAGGAACGGACGCAGTTCAACCCCGACGCCAATCCGTACTGCCGCACGTGCCTGATCGACTTCGGCGCCGTGCGCCGTTTTAACGAGAACACGTACTACGACGTGCAGTCGCTCTGGTACCGCGCGCCGGAGGTGCTGTGTGGGCTTCCATACACCACTGCGATCGACTCCTGGAGTGTTGGCTGCGTCCTCTTCGAGCTCTTCACCGGCAAACCGCTTTTCCCGGGCGAGAGCCTGCAGCATCAGCTCTCGCTGATTGTGCAGCACGTCGGCCATCCCTCTCAGGCGGCGCTCACACTAGGGTGCTTGGCGACGCAGTTCCAGCTTCCCATGGTGTACATGTCGCACGACGCGCGGCGGGAGCACGTGCGGCAGTGGATTCTCTCCTCCCGCGAGGCggggctgcagcggtggcgcaaGCATCAGATGCAGAAGCTGCAAGAGGCTCACATCGCCGGCAACCAGCCGCTTTGGTCCCACCCTACTGCCGATGTCCCGAGCACCAAGTCGGAGGAGGACGCTCTGCTAACCGCCACTCCCTACGGCGAGTCAGACGTGGACGGGGCTtcggaggagctggagctgcttGTGGACCTGGTTTGCGACCTGCTCAATCCTGACGAGTCGCAGCGACTGAGCTGCACGCAAGCGCTGCGCCATCCGTTCCTGAACAACGCCTCCaagtgccgcagcgctgccccgTGCccgtgcaccgccaccccagCCGCCTGCTTTCCGGCTGTgtctgccgcgccagcgccgatgCCGTGTATTATGGCCACGACTACCACCGTACAGCCGGTGATGATGACCGCCTCGCCATTGAGCGTGCCGATGGGATGCTCTCCTGCCAGCCCGTTTGTGATGCACCCGGTCCACTCTGCCCCAGCCGCCACCGTTCCCTTCACCGTGGCACCCTTAGAGTCGATGGTGGGGGTGGAAATGGAGGTGTCGACTCTCGGTGTTTCTTCGCAGCATCAGCCCCCTCAGGCGTTCAGCACTTAccccgccgtcgcggcctcAACCGTGTACACTACCAATAGCACTGGGCAGGTGATGCAGTGCACTGTGCCAGTCTTCACACAGGTGACTCACCAAGTCGCGCCAAACGTCGGCCACGCGTTCCTACCGCTTGGCATGACCGCACAGAATCCGGCCGGTGGCACCTACTGCTCCCCCACCACAACtgcatcgcagcagcagtacccGCCGTCGGGAATGAGCATCTCACCCACGTTCTCGCCGAGAGGAGCGCTCGTACACGCGCATGTGCCGCTGGGGTTCACATCCACCACAGCTTCCAAccctgccgccgtcgccgctcctgcagcgtccGTACAACCCCTCGGTGCCTCATCGTACGtgctcgccagcgccggcacggTTCCCTGCATGCACGACTACCACTCTGAGATGGCTTCCGCTGGGATGTCGCCTTATATCCTGTGCCATTTTCAGCCGCcgcacgcctgcgccaccgtcatgTCTCCTTGA